Genomic segment of Paenalkalicoccus suaedae:
ACTGCGCGATGCGCTAGATCCGAAGCTGAAGGAGTAAGGAGGCAATCGAATGCTATCAGTAGAAGAATTAGACGTACGCTTTAAAAGCGATGGAGAAGAGGTAACGGTTGTTGACGGCATCTCTTTTACGATAAAAAAAGGGGAGACGCTCGGAGTTGTAGGGGAATCTGGTTGTGGCAAGAGTGTAACCTCCCTCTCAATCATGGGGCTTATCCCTAAACCGCCAGGCAGAATTGCTGGTGGGAGAATTATGTTTGAAGGTAAAAATTTGCTCGAGCTCAAGGAATCGCAGATGAGAAAGATTCGTGGTAACGAGATTTCGATGATTTTCCAAGAGCCAATGACGTCGTTAAATCCAGTATTTACAGTCGGGAAGCAGATTGATGAGGTGCTCTTACTGCACAATTCGATGTCGAAAGCAGATGCACGGAAGCGTTCGATTGAGATGCTGAAGCTAGTTGGGATTCCTCGAGCAGGACAAATTTATGACAACTTTCCGTATCAGCTTTCAGGAGGAATGAGACAGCGTGTCATGATTGCGATTGGTCTTGCCTGTCAGCCGAAGCTCCTCATAGCTGACGAGCCAACGACGGCGCTTGACGTGACGATTCAAGCGCAGATCCTGGCTCTCATGCAGGATTTAAAAGAAAAAACGGACACGGCGATTATGTTTATTACGCACGATCTTGGAGTTGTGGCGGAAATGTGCGACCGCGTGATCGTGATGTATGCTGGACAGGTTGTGGAGACGGCCGATGTGGATACGCTCTTTAATGAAACGGAGCATCCGTATACGCTTGGGCTGCTTCACTCCATTCCGGACGCATATGCGAAGGTAGATCGATTGGAGGCTATTCGTGGGCAAGTTCCATTGCCAGGTACGGTCGAGCGAGGCTGTCGCTTTGCGGATCGATGTGATTCTGTCATGGAGCGATGTCGCGTAGAGGAGCCACCGCTTATGCAAACGTCTGCGACACACCAGACAAGGTGCTGGCTTGTAGCAGAAAAGGATGGAGGGGCGGACAATGTCTAATTATTTACTAGATGTGAAGAGTCTCAAAATCTATTTTCCTCAAAAAAGTGGGATCTTGAAAAATAAGAAGTCGTACGTGAAGGCAGTAGATGATATCTCCTTCTCGATCAAAGAGGGGGAGACGCTCGGGCTCGTTGGGGAGTCTGGATGTGGCAAATCGACGACGGGTAGAGGGATGATCCGGCTTGTACCGACGACAGAAGGAGAGATCCTGTTTAACGGGAGAAACTTAGCGGAACTGTCGTCAGGAGAAATGCGCGAGCAGAGGAAGGACATGCAGATGGTGTTCCAGGATCCGTACGCGTCGTTAAACCCGAGACTGACGGTCGAGCGCATTTTAGCGGAGCCACTGAAGGCACATGGTGTGACGAATAAAAAAGAACAGCGCAAGCGCATTGAAGAGATGCTCGAGGTCGTTGGACTTAATAAAAACTATTTGCATCGATATGCGCACGAGTTTTCCGGTGGACAACGACAGCGCATTGGGATTGCGCGAGCGTTGATTTTAAACCCGAAGCTCATTATTGCCGATGAGCCAGTGGCGGCACTAGACGTGTCGATTCAGGCGCAGGTGCTAAATTTGATGAAGGATTTGCAGGAGCAGTTTGGATTGACGTACTTATTCATTTCGCATGATTTGAGCGTCGTGAGGCATTTATGTAACCGCGTTGCGGTCATGTATTTAGGACGTATTGTGGAAATTGGCGATACGGATACCATTTATGAAAATCACTCGCATCCGTATACGCAGACGTTGCTTGCTGCTATTCCAGTGTCAAATCCGCGTCAAAAACGAGAGCGTATCATCTTACAAGGGGATGTGCCGTCTCCTGTCGATCCACCTAAAGGATGTGCCTTCGTTGGTAGATGTCCGAAGGTGCATGATCGCTGTCACGAGGTGCGACCACAGCTTCAGGTATTACCTACTGGGCAAGAGGTGGCCTGCCACTTGTATGATGAACAAAAGGAGGAAGCAACATGAAGCTTAGCTTAATAAAAAACGCGAATGTGTTTTCTCCCGAAGCGCTTGGTGTTGTAGATGTGCTAGTCGGAGGCGGGAAAATCCTTGCGATCGGCGAATCGTTGTCGGAGTCGTTTGCGGGTGTCACGGATGTCGTGGATGCGGGCGGTGCGTATGTATTACCTGGACTCATCGATGGTCACGTGCACATCACAGGTGGCGGTGGCGAAGGTGGCTTTAAAACGCGCACCCCGGAATTGACGCTCACGGACTGCATTGAGGCAGGAATCACAACGGTTGTTGGTGTGATTGGCACGGATGGCACGAGCCGCACGATGGCCAATTTAGTTGCCAAGGCGAAGGGTCTCACGGAAGAGGGCATTACCTGCTACTGCCAGAGCGGGAATTATCATATTCCTGTGAAAACATTAACGGGATCGATTCAGGATGATATGATGTTTGTACAGGAAATTATCGGCGCGGGCGAAATTGCGATCGCCGATCATCGCTCGTCGCAACCAACCGTCCAGGAGCTTGCGAAGCTTGCAAGTGAAGCGAGAATTGGGGGCATGCTGTCAGGTAAAGGTGGCACGGTCACGATTCACATTGGTGACGGCAAGGATGAGCTCGATTTACTCGAGGAAGTGATTGAGACAACGGTGTTACCAATTAGCCAGTTTTGGCCGACACATATTAATCGAAACCCGTCGCTTGTGGAACGAGGAATCGCGTTTGCAAAGCGCGGTGGCGTGGTTGATTTAACGACGAGCTGCTTGGAGGAGGAAGAAGAGGATGAGCTTGCGCCAAGCAAAATACTCGCGCAGATGCTGCGTGAGGGCGTACGTGCTGATCACGTTACCTTTACCTCGGATGGGCAAGGGAGTTTGCCATCGTTTCATCCAGATGGATCGTTTAAGGGGCTAGAGGTTGGTCGCGTGACGAGTCTTTTTAAAGAGGTGCGGGATGCGTTTTTGGTCGAGGGCTTAGACTTAGAGACGGCCTGGAGCGTGGCGACAACGAACGTGGCTGACGTGCTCAAGCTTGAGGGGAAAGGGAAAATCTCTCTTGGATACGATGCGGATCTGCTTATTGTTGAGCCGGATTCCTTTGAGATTGAAAGCGTGATGGCGAAGGGCGTTTGGCTGAAATTGGGTGGTCAGCAGCTCGTAAAAGGGACATTTGAGTAGGAGAAGGGACGTATGACGATGGAAGCGACGGAGAAGCGAACACTTATCTTAGTGACGGGATCTGAGGAGACAAAGCAAACGCTAATGGAACAGCTCGAGGATAGTATCGGCGAGCTCGTCACCATTCGTGCTTTTGCTGTGGAGGAAAATGTGATTCCGGAGCTGTACAACGAGACCGTGTTGCTTTCATCGGAGTTAGTCGTAGAAGAGGTGTCTGGTTTTTTACATGACTGTCAGGTGATCGTTGCGAGTCGGATCGTCAACTTTCACTTTGTCGACCAGCTAATTGAGCTTCGCGCCGGGACGGAAGTGCTGTATGTAAACGACTATCCAGAGACGGTGAACGAAGCGATTGAATCGTTGCAGCAGGTAGGCCTGGATCATCTGAAGTATTACCCCTTTTACCCGGGGAAAAAAATGATGAAGCGCGTGGCTATTGCGGTGACGCCAGGTGAAGTAGAGTTAGTCCCTGACTTTGTGGAGCGCGTCATTAATGTCGGACCGCGGCTTTTAGATATTAGCACGGTGCTTGAAGTGTGTGAGGTGCTGCAGCTACCATCTTATATGACAAAGCGGATTTCCAATCGTTTTATTTTGCGTATTATTGAGCTCAGCCGGCGGATTGCCTCCGTTACACAGGAAGCGACGCAACTGAGTCGTCATCTGATGCAGGTTGTAGATGGCGTGCACGATGGGATTCTTGCTGTTGATACGAGTGAGACGATCACGGTTTTTAACGGAATCCTAGAGACATTATTATCTGTTCGCGGCAAGCGCATGGTCGGTCGTCATGTGAGCGATGTCATCATGAATGAGTCGCTTCGTACTTTTCTTTTATCAGAGGAAACAGAGGCCTACATGACCATTGAGAAAAAAGAGCTCATGGTGCATGCCTTTACGGTGGATGCTGATGGCACGAAAGTAGTGACGATTAAAAACGCTGGTGAAGCGCTCGAGATGGAAAAGAAGCGAAAGCGAGAATTGATGAAAAAGGGATACATAGCAAAATATACGCTGCAAGATATTGTGGGGCGTAACGAACGATTGGAAGAAACAAAGCGTATTGCTCAAAAGCTTGCGAAGTCCGATTTGACGATTTTAATTGAGGGCGAGAGTGGTACAGGGAAAGAGCTGTTTGCAAGCTCCATTCACCGTGAGTCTCCACGTCGCAATGGTCCGTTTTTAGCGGTAAACTTTAGCGCGCTGCCAGAGGATTTAGTAGAGAGTGAGCTCTTTGGTTACGAAGAGGGCGCGTTTACTGGTGCTCGTAAAGGCGGTCGCATCGGTTTATTTGAGCAGGCAAATGGAGGAACAATCTTTTTAGATGAAATCGGAGATGTGAGTGTCAAAGTCCAGGCTCGGCTCTTGCGGGTGTTGCAGGAGAAAGAGTTGTTGCGGATTGGTGGTGACGAAATCATTCCTGTTGATGTACGGGTGATTGCGGCTACGAATCGAAACCTCCTCGATATGATTGAGGACGGGGCGTTTCGGGAGGATTTGTACCATCGTTTAAAGGTGCTATTTTTACATTTACCACCACTTAGACAGCGTAAGGATGATATTGATCAGCTCGTTCGCTACTTTATTCATCAGGCTGAGCAATCGCAGGTACGCGTTCATCCGTTTGTTTTTGAGCAGTTGCGGAGCTATGACTGGTTTGGTAACGTCCGCGAGTTAAAGAATACGATCGACTATATGCTGACGGTCTGCGATGGTGACGAAATCCACATGAAGGATATCCCGAACGAATCGTTTTTCCAACAGCGCAGTAGGTTATCACTTGTGGAAGAGGTCAGCGCTGAGCCAGAAGCCATGTTGACCATTCCAGAGGAGGAATTACGCAACGTCCTCGAGCTCGTATTAGAGCTATCGGTCAAACAGGAGTCCATCAGCCGTAAAAAAGTGATGGAGCTTGCTCGTGTGAGAAACTTGGCGCTAACGGAGCAACAGGTACGGTACCGATTAGAAATCTTGCAGGAGCGTGGCTACGTCTATATTCAGCGGGGACGCATGGGCACGAGGATAACGGAAGCTGGGAAGGCGTATTTGAATAGTGTGATTTAGTAGAGGATTCGACGAGTGGAAGGTGCGCTCGTCGTTTTTTTTTCTTTTTGAAGGTCAAGATCAAGTGCGGACACCTCCGGTGCCCCTACGCTATGGGGTGTCTTTCCTGAGGCGCTAGTTCAACTATGTCAGCCGCCCAGGGGTCGTCTGACAGGATTTTCACCTACGCGAAATCCCCTCTAGGAGTCCACCCCGTCGCTTCGGGGCACCTGCGGTTACAGTGTTTCCATGCTTTTCAACTCTCCTCTTTTTTGTTTGGTTACGAGGCGTTAGGTCGTTGCCTCGCTTTTTAAATCGAAAAGAAGGAAGACTCATGATAGGGGAAGTATGTGAGAAAAGAAGTTGATCGCAAATTAGAGAAGTAGATCAAAAGTTGCCCAAACTAACGCGGAATGGGCTAGTAACAGCACGGAAGTTGGTTCAACTTGGTCGTAAAAAAGAAGTGAAATGGAAATTCAAAACGCCTTTAACCAATTACATATCTCCCAATGAAGAAAAAGTTGGGCAATGAATTTGCGCCCAATGCCCTTTCCTTCCCAAAAAAGGGGAAGGTTAATTAAAAACCAACCGTTACGGAGGGACTCGGAGCGACGATCGCGTACTACCAGTGGTAGCACTCCCGCGCAACGAAAATCCTTTCCGTCGGCCATTGGTTTGGCCGACGGAAATAGTTGAGCAAGCAACCACCGGTAGTTGCGATCGCCGCGCAGGGGACCGAAGGTCCCGCTCTTGACCTTGAACTTAACAGAATGCCCCCCACAAAGACATCTGTTGTACAAACCCCAAATCCACAGTATATTTTGAATAGAGGGATGGTTGTGAGTGCCCTCTAACCAGAAGGAGGATGCCACATGTTTAGGAAGATTATAAAAGGCATTTCGAAGGAATTTAGTAAGCGTGGGAGCAGTAGTCGAAAGCGATCGTATCGCCGCGGCTCGAGTAGTAGCCGACGTGGTAGATACGGCAGTAGTAGCAGTAGCCGTCGTGGGCGCAACCCGTTTAACGGATCGCACCATTATAAAAAGCGTAAGTATGGTTCAAGCAGCTAATAGATAGACGAAAGACTCCGCACGTGGCGGAGTCTTTTTATATGTCAGAAGAAACGCTCACAATAGCCTTGTCCAAATCCTCCAAGACTTCTTCACAGCTGACATAAGGCACGGAGTCAATTTGTAAGAGTCGCTTTAACAGGATTGTCGTCTGAGGATGAATAACCAGCTCCTCTGTCCACGGACGATTCTTTTTTGTTGGACCTTCGTAGGAAGAGTAGAGCAGATATAATAAAAAGTCCCCTAAATCAAAGAAGTCCTCGCAGGCAAGTTGCTCACACATAGTACGATCTGTCACCTTTACAGAGCTTGCTAGCCCGAAGTCGATCAGGTGGACAGCGCCGTTATCAACAAGGACATTCGGTATGCGAATGTCGCCGTGAAATACGCCTTGTGCGTGAATATAGCAGACGATTTCTGTTAGTTGCTTTAATAGTGTTAAGCACTCGATCTCTGTATAAGTACGATCGGTGGCAAATAGCGTATCCTCCACGTTTTTACCCGTGACGTATTCCATCGTAAAAAACGATTCGCCTTCATAAACGAAGACGTCAAGTAGCTTTGGGATGCCTTCATGACGAAGCTGCGTTAAAATCGATGTTTCTTCTAAGTAATTCTCCTT
This window contains:
- the iadA gene encoding beta-aspartyl-peptidase, translating into MKLSLIKNANVFSPEALGVVDVLVGGGKILAIGESLSESFAGVTDVVDAGGAYVLPGLIDGHVHITGGGGEGGFKTRTPELTLTDCIEAGITTVVGVIGTDGTSRTMANLVAKAKGLTEEGITCYCQSGNYHIPVKTLTGSIQDDMMFVQEIIGAGEIAIADHRSSQPTVQELAKLASEARIGGMLSGKGGTVTIHIGDGKDELDLLEEVIETTVLPISQFWPTHINRNPSLVERGIAFAKRGGVVDLTTSCLEEEEEDELAPSKILAQMLREGVRADHVTFTSDGQGSLPSFHPDGSFKGLEVGRVTSLFKEVRDAFLVEGLDLETAWSVATTNVADVLKLEGKGKISLGYDADLLIVEPDSFEIESVMAKGVWLKLGGQQLVKGTFE
- a CDS encoding serine/threonine protein kinase, with the translated sequence MHWVIKQIRQRLLDKHYAIGDVLAERYSVESVLQNGSYGIIYLCLDLRTDVICVVKQMRKSKRRENKENYLEETSILTQLRHEGIPKLLDVFVYEGESFFTMEYVTGKNVEDTLFATDRTYTEIECLTLLKQLTEIVCYIHAQGVFHGDIRIPNVLVDNGAVHLIDFGLASSVKVTDRTMCEQLACEDFFDLGDFLLYLLYSSYEGPTKKNRPWTEELVIHPQTTILLKRLLQIDSVPYVSCEEVLEDLDKAIVSVSSDI
- a CDS encoding ABC transporter ATP-binding protein → MSNYLLDVKSLKIYFPQKSGILKNKKSYVKAVDDISFSIKEGETLGLVGESGCGKSTTGRGMIRLVPTTEGEILFNGRNLAELSSGEMREQRKDMQMVFQDPYASLNPRLTVERILAEPLKAHGVTNKKEQRKRIEEMLEVVGLNKNYLHRYAHEFSGGQRQRIGIARALILNPKLIIADEPVAALDVSIQAQVLNLMKDLQEQFGLTYLFISHDLSVVRHLCNRVAVMYLGRIVEIGDTDTIYENHSHPYTQTLLAAIPVSNPRQKRERIILQGDVPSPVDPPKGCAFVGRCPKVHDRCHEVRPQLQVLPTGQEVACHLYDEQKEEAT
- a CDS encoding sigma 54-interacting transcriptional regulator is translated as MTMEATEKRTLILVTGSEETKQTLMEQLEDSIGELVTIRAFAVEENVIPELYNETVLLSSELVVEEVSGFLHDCQVIVASRIVNFHFVDQLIELRAGTEVLYVNDYPETVNEAIESLQQVGLDHLKYYPFYPGKKMMKRVAIAVTPGEVELVPDFVERVINVGPRLLDISTVLEVCEVLQLPSYMTKRISNRFILRIIELSRRIASVTQEATQLSRHLMQVVDGVHDGILAVDTSETITVFNGILETLLSVRGKRMVGRHVSDVIMNESLRTFLLSEETEAYMTIEKKELMVHAFTVDADGTKVVTIKNAGEALEMEKKRKRELMKKGYIAKYTLQDIVGRNERLEETKRIAQKLAKSDLTILIEGESGTGKELFASSIHRESPRRNGPFLAVNFSALPEDLVESELFGYEEGAFTGARKGGRIGLFEQANGGTIFLDEIGDVSVKVQARLLRVLQEKELLRIGGDEIIPVDVRVIAATNRNLLDMIEDGAFREDLYHRLKVLFLHLPPLRQRKDDIDQLVRYFIHQAEQSQVRVHPFVFEQLRSYDWFGNVRELKNTIDYMLTVCDGDEIHMKDIPNESFFQQRSRLSLVEEVSAEPEAMLTIPEEELRNVLELVLELSVKQESISRKKVMELARVRNLALTEQQVRYRLEILQERGYVYIQRGRMGTRITEAGKAYLNSVI
- a CDS encoding ABC transporter ATP-binding protein; this translates as MLSVEELDVRFKSDGEEVTVVDGISFTIKKGETLGVVGESGCGKSVTSLSIMGLIPKPPGRIAGGRIMFEGKNLLELKESQMRKIRGNEISMIFQEPMTSLNPVFTVGKQIDEVLLLHNSMSKADARKRSIEMLKLVGIPRAGQIYDNFPYQLSGGMRQRVMIAIGLACQPKLLIADEPTTALDVTIQAQILALMQDLKEKTDTAIMFITHDLGVVAEMCDRVIVMYAGQVVETADVDTLFNETEHPYTLGLLHSIPDAYAKVDRLEAIRGQVPLPGTVERGCRFADRCDSVMERCRVEEPPLMQTSATHQTRCWLVAEKDGGADNV